One Brevibacterium spongiae DNA segment encodes these proteins:
- a CDS encoding bifunctional cytidylyltransferase/SDR family oxidoreductase, whose product MESTRNIAVVLAGGVGTRIGLDTPKQLIKIAGRPIMEHTLAIFDEHPLIDEVIVLMARGHLDRVHEIVRKNQFKKVGSVLEGSGTRNDTTQVALNAIAEKYDEDCNVILHDAVRPLMAPSIINDVVRALESNDAVDVAIPSADTIIEVEPGAGDYPVIKDVPPRANLRRGQTPQAFKLSAIRRAYELANQDANFEATDDCTVVLRYTPDVPVAVVTGDDSNMKVTEPIDIYIADKLFQLPARNEHAATEETLKSALSGKTMAVFGGSYGIGADIAALAREYGATVKTFSRSSTKTHINRRDDLIAARDEVLAETGQVDFVVNTAGVLPLARLEDTSDETIYEATEINYIGPILLAQTFYPELVKTQGSLLLFTSSSYTRGRGSYSLYSSAKAATVNLTQALADEWANEKVRINCVNPERTGTPMRTKAFGAEDPDSLLESRTVARASLEVLVANKTGHVIDVRREDPLSGYAAENVD is encoded by the coding sequence TTGGAAAGTACGCGCAATATTGCGGTTGTCCTTGCAGGAGGAGTTGGGACCCGAATCGGACTGGACACCCCGAAGCAGCTGATCAAGATTGCTGGCCGTCCGATTATGGAACACACCTTGGCGATCTTCGACGAGCACCCACTTATCGATGAGGTCATCGTTCTGATGGCACGTGGGCATCTTGACAGGGTTCACGAAATCGTGAGGAAGAATCAATTCAAGAAGGTGGGTTCTGTCCTCGAGGGCTCCGGAACGCGCAACGACACGACCCAGGTGGCGCTCAACGCGATCGCAGAAAAGTATGATGAAGACTGCAATGTGATCTTGCACGATGCAGTACGGCCTTTGATGGCGCCGTCGATCATCAACGATGTGGTTCGCGCATTAGAGTCGAATGACGCAGTTGATGTGGCAATACCCTCAGCCGACACAATCATTGAAGTTGAACCTGGTGCCGGAGACTACCCCGTAATCAAAGACGTACCCCCGCGCGCCAACCTCCGTCGTGGACAGACTCCTCAAGCGTTCAAGCTCTCAGCAATCCGGCGCGCGTATGAGCTCGCTAACCAAGACGCGAACTTTGAGGCCACGGATGATTGCACCGTCGTTCTCAGATATACCCCCGACGTTCCGGTTGCGGTTGTCACGGGTGACGACAGCAATATGAAAGTCACCGAGCCGATTGACATCTACATTGCCGATAAGCTCTTCCAGCTGCCGGCGCGCAATGAGCACGCTGCAACTGAGGAGACCCTTAAGTCTGCGCTGTCGGGTAAGACGATGGCGGTCTTTGGCGGTTCCTACGGCATCGGTGCGGACATCGCAGCTCTGGCGCGTGAGTACGGGGCAACTGTTAAGACCTTCTCGCGTTCATCGACGAAGACTCACATCAACAGGCGCGATGACCTCATTGCAGCTCGAGATGAAGTCTTAGCAGAAACAGGGCAAGTGGATTTTGTCGTCAACACTGCGGGAGTCCTGCCGCTTGCTCGTCTGGAAGACACGAGCGACGAGACGATTTATGAAGCCACCGAGATCAACTACATCGGACCTATCCTCCTGGCGCAGACCTTCTATCCCGAGCTGGTCAAGACCCAGGGTTCTCTGCTTCTCTTCACTTCGAGCTCCTACACGCGGGGGAGGGGCAGCTACAGCCTGTACAGCTCAGCGAAGGCTGCGACTGTCAATCTGACGCAGGCTCTCGCCGATGAATGGGCAAACGAGAAGGTGCGGATCAACTGCGTTAATCCCGAAAGAACCGGGACACCGATGAGAACCAAGGCCTTCGGTGCCGAAGATCCGGATTCGCTCTTAGAGTCGAGGACCGTTGCCAGAGCATCTCTCGAGGTCCTAGTCGCCAACAAGACCGGGCATGTGATCGACGTCCGACGCGAGGATCCGCTCTCTGGGTATGCGGCAGAAAACGTCGACTGA
- a CDS encoding glycosyltransferase family 2 protein produces MTTEFTGSANASPVSATSRPDVSVIIPVYNCERYISETLQSVINQNLGEYQLQIIAVDDGSTDASLAILKEIAEHRSDMIVESIPNSGSASAPRNRGLELASGEYVFFLDADDKLAEGALDRLLTTAHQTGSGVIACKLGPFGPSKRASALPSRAFKKSQFAVDFIDSKAYTTLGALKLFKTSILKDHRIQFPPGYAVGEDQPFTMEAYFHSPHVTILADRIYYWARGRDDGTNVTSIGQPATEHYKKIKRLIEVVASFDLPPERRNPLLERPTVAPTGFRTVFGGSFLTLFDAHQRKEVVDELHKLVSPLMTNSLRAKGNLEAQVIADLLCRNDVESLEQLCQFLGDRLPVPLEFDEEAQHFVYQPKQGLSIGDLALSIEPYLAQIIFSGMNVGVRGTVTLPGSNRLPERVSTVWVHRRSGEQTVGAGKIDAQYFTDRGACIEFSSWLETDQLELSSEWDSYVEMQWGNCTVRERFGRAKGKGLVTQPVFLGNKNSVVVFFTKFGNLSLDVGPTREYTKVTTESLPQIVGSFPSPKRQSVIVEGQLSNIVNATVVSDSTTKEIQAAWHRLTSSCIAVVLPRRITSKSRYEIKLSDAAGHQLTVIDTRVITAR; encoded by the coding sequence ATGACCACCGAGTTCACAGGATCCGCCAATGCATCTCCAGTTTCGGCGACATCCCGACCTGACGTGTCAGTCATCATTCCTGTCTACAACTGTGAGCGCTACATATCCGAAACCCTGCAGTCTGTAATCAACCAGAATCTTGGTGAATACCAGCTGCAGATAATCGCAGTAGACGATGGCTCGACAGACGCCAGTCTGGCGATACTGAAAGAGATTGCGGAACATCGGTCCGATATGATCGTCGAATCAATTCCGAACAGTGGGTCCGCTTCAGCCCCACGAAATCGCGGACTCGAGTTAGCTTCCGGTGAATACGTATTCTTCCTCGATGCAGATGACAAGCTGGCTGAAGGCGCGCTGGATAGGCTTCTCACAACTGCCCATCAAACAGGTTCTGGCGTCATCGCATGTAAACTAGGACCCTTTGGCCCCAGTAAACGCGCCAGCGCCCTACCATCACGCGCGTTTAAGAAGTCCCAATTCGCTGTCGACTTTATTGATTCCAAAGCCTATACAACTTTGGGTGCGCTCAAACTCTTCAAAACGTCGATTCTGAAAGATCACCGGATTCAGTTCCCGCCCGGCTACGCAGTCGGTGAAGACCAGCCCTTTACCATGGAAGCCTACTTCCACAGTCCGCACGTTACGATACTGGCTGACAGAATCTACTACTGGGCAAGGGGCCGAGACGATGGCACCAATGTCACAAGCATTGGTCAACCTGCTACCGAGCATTATAAGAAAATCAAACGACTTATTGAGGTTGTGGCTTCATTTGATCTCCCGCCTGAGCGGCGCAACCCGCTACTAGAGCGACCAACAGTAGCTCCCACCGGTTTCAGAACAGTATTCGGCGGTTCATTTCTGACCTTGTTCGATGCGCATCAGAGAAAAGAAGTGGTCGACGAACTGCACAAACTTGTCAGTCCTTTGATGACGAACTCTCTGAGAGCGAAAGGCAACCTAGAAGCACAGGTAATCGCCGACTTACTCTGCCGTAACGACGTAGAGTCCCTCGAGCAACTGTGTCAGTTCCTGGGCGATCGACTACCGGTGCCGCTGGAGTTCGATGAAGAAGCGCAACATTTCGTCTATCAACCAAAGCAGGGACTTTCAATTGGTGATCTGGCTTTGTCTATCGAGCCATATCTGGCGCAGATCATATTCAGCGGCATGAATGTGGGGGTCAGAGGCACTGTCACTCTGCCTGGCTCCAATCGACTTCCTGAACGGGTGTCCACAGTATGGGTACACAGACGCAGTGGAGAGCAAACTGTCGGTGCAGGTAAGATTGACGCCCAGTATTTCACTGACCGCGGCGCATGTATCGAGTTCAGCTCCTGGCTTGAGACCGATCAACTCGAACTCAGCAGTGAGTGGGACTCCTACGTCGAAATGCAATGGGGCAACTGCACCGTTCGAGAGCGATTCGGGAGAGCCAAAGGAAAGGGCCTCGTTACTCAACCTGTCTTCCTAGGCAATAAGAACTCTGTCGTTGTGTTCTTCACAAAGTTCGGAAATCTCAGTCTCGATGTCGGTCCAACTCGAGAGTACACAAAAGTAACCACCGAGTCCCTGCCTCAGATCGTCGGTTCGTTTCCGTCGCCCAAGAGGCAGTCAGTGATTGTAGAAGGTCAACTTTCCAACATCGTCAACGCTACCGTGGTTTCAGACTCTACAACTAAAGAAATCCAGGCTGCTTGGCATCGATTGACGTCATCTTGCATTGCTGTCGTGCTGCCACGGCGGATCACTTCGAAGTCGAGATACGAAATCAAATTGTCCGATGCAGCAGGCCACCAACTGACAGTGATCGATACTAGAGTCATTACGGCGCGGTAA
- a CDS encoding polysaccharide pyruvyl transferase family protein, translating to MRFPNLRGVPSLTKRLNKVQNLLVPHLETDSTFTKSWFWKERTLVFEFGTSYGAKYGIDLVLTDGRATLSVVGRDDPSRYSVRTRLGALGEPIKKSHKRRVKSWQLPISNRDLVLEALASINRVSALMSLEVEVPTRGIPAYWWDEKSNFGDQITPWLIEMMTGRSAYNTMGLPGAGQAVMAAGSIITAMNRGGMTIWGSGLISPLNDSRVSVLKRREPRRITAVRGEFTRAELAQKLGWEVPSTFGDPALLLPSYFKPHLRPESSKLPALVPHYAHRDLLPATSEHNGYETVDVRKSPEIVVSQIANASSIVSTSLHGLIIAQAYGVPWIWLRISDQGLVGDDFKFKDFFSTIEASKVSTAEVTKDELQNLDIPELATRASLPQPQYSADALINAFPFELVPFIPGDYVGSAQTGQ from the coding sequence ATGAGATTTCCGAACTTGAGAGGCGTTCCCTCGCTCACAAAACGACTGAACAAAGTACAGAACTTGTTAGTTCCTCACCTTGAAACTGACTCTACTTTCACCAAATCGTGGTTCTGGAAAGAGCGCACCTTGGTTTTCGAGTTCGGGACTTCGTATGGAGCGAAGTATGGGATCGACTTAGTTCTAACCGACGGGCGAGCCACTCTGAGCGTCGTAGGCCGTGATGATCCCTCACGATACTCGGTGAGAACTCGATTAGGCGCTTTGGGTGAGCCCATCAAGAAGTCTCACAAGCGTCGGGTTAAGAGCTGGCAACTACCTATCAGCAACCGTGATTTGGTCTTGGAGGCATTGGCCAGCATTAATCGTGTAAGCGCACTTATGTCGCTGGAAGTTGAAGTGCCGACCAGAGGCATTCCAGCGTACTGGTGGGACGAAAAGAGCAACTTCGGAGATCAGATCACGCCATGGCTGATTGAGATGATGACTGGCCGGTCTGCCTATAACACTATGGGCCTTCCTGGTGCTGGTCAGGCAGTTATGGCTGCTGGTTCGATCATTACTGCGATGAATCGTGGTGGTATGACAATTTGGGGATCCGGCTTAATATCTCCGCTCAACGACTCAAGAGTATCTGTGTTGAAACGTCGTGAGCCGCGCAGAATCACCGCTGTAAGGGGTGAATTCACACGCGCGGAGCTTGCTCAGAAGCTCGGGTGGGAAGTGCCATCCACTTTTGGAGATCCAGCACTGCTTCTTCCGTCATACTTCAAACCGCACTTACGACCTGAATCATCGAAACTGCCAGCTCTAGTCCCACACTACGCTCACCGAGATCTACTTCCTGCGACCAGCGAACATAATGGGTATGAAACTGTCGATGTCCGCAAATCGCCAGAGATCGTCGTATCTCAAATCGCAAATGCATCGTCAATCGTTTCGACGTCATTGCATGGCCTAATAATCGCCCAAGCTTATGGTGTTCCGTGGATCTGGCTTCGCATTTCAGACCAGGGCCTCGTTGGAGACGATTTCAAGTTCAAAGATTTCTTCTCAACTATCGAGGCATCTAAGGTATCTACTGCTGAGGTCACCAAGGACGAACTACAGAACCTTGACATTCCGGAGCTGGCGACTCGGGCTTCCTTGCCTCAGCCACAATATTCCGCTGACGCGCTTATCAACGCATTTCCTTTTGAGCTGGTCCCGTTCATTCCAGGGGACTATGTTGGTTCCGCACAAACTGGCCAGTGA
- a CDS encoding CDP-glycerol glycerophosphotransferase family protein, protein MKNLIRKPALWAVRSSAWKNTSKWLRGTERWNRLEDEFDGSYVKAEVVVYFGDRSSKFYQLEQWIPVLEELHKKHRVVLVMRKGSALLRTIETTNLPVVFKRKFDPLHTFYHANDFKLALYVNNGMTNFQSLAFAPMVHVHVNHGESDKLSMVSNQAKSYDKVFVAGDAAIERHRRALIDFNESALVKVGRPQLDIERPVELEPSDARTIMYAPTWEGENDSNNYTSVDLFGPQIVEAALQIPNARVIYKPHPRVETSKDPAMAEANTRILDLLETANESISDESMQHQVLMQGDILAMFDAVDLLITDISSVGLDFLYLHPEKPLALTDRRNDTARLNAEAPISRATPIIDISTIDSLNQVFGSMLSEDSAAEARLDLRRHYFGAGGKGTSTVLFTEAVSKLISARAVDLEHFHSDDSINAESEDESNGE, encoded by the coding sequence TTGAAGAACCTGATCCGTAAACCAGCCCTATGGGCCGTGCGCTCTTCCGCATGGAAGAACACGAGCAAGTGGCTCAGGGGCACCGAACGGTGGAACCGTCTCGAGGACGAATTCGACGGCAGCTACGTCAAGGCTGAGGTGGTCGTCTATTTCGGTGATCGGAGCTCGAAGTTCTACCAGCTCGAGCAGTGGATCCCTGTCCTTGAAGAGCTGCATAAGAAGCACCGTGTCGTCTTGGTGATGCGAAAGGGCTCCGCTCTGCTTCGGACGATTGAGACCACGAACCTTCCCGTGGTGTTCAAACGCAAATTCGACCCGCTGCACACCTTCTATCATGCCAACGACTTCAAGTTGGCGCTCTACGTCAACAACGGGATGACGAACTTCCAGTCGCTGGCCTTCGCACCGATGGTGCACGTACACGTCAACCACGGCGAGTCGGACAAACTGAGCATGGTCTCGAACCAGGCCAAATCCTATGACAAAGTGTTCGTCGCCGGCGATGCTGCGATCGAACGGCACCGCAGAGCACTCATCGATTTCAACGAATCCGCTCTCGTCAAGGTCGGACGACCACAGCTCGACATCGAGCGACCTGTGGAACTGGAACCGTCCGATGCGCGAACCATCATGTATGCGCCGACGTGGGAGGGTGAGAATGATTCCAACAACTACACTTCGGTCGATCTCTTCGGTCCCCAGATCGTCGAAGCAGCATTGCAGATTCCCAACGCCCGAGTGATCTACAAACCGCATCCCCGAGTGGAGACGTCCAAAGATCCTGCGATGGCTGAAGCGAATACTCGGATCCTCGACCTCCTCGAGACAGCCAATGAATCGATCTCAGACGAGTCCATGCAACATCAGGTGCTCATGCAGGGCGATATTCTCGCGATGTTCGACGCGGTCGACCTGCTTATCACCGATATCTCCAGTGTCGGGCTCGACTTTCTCTACCTGCACCCCGAAAAGCCACTTGCGCTGACAGATCGCCGCAATGACACCGCTCGGCTCAATGCCGAAGCACCGATCAGTCGTGCCACTCCGATCATCGACATATCGACCATCGACAGCTTGAATCAGGTGTTCGGGTCGATGCTGTCCGAGGATTCGGCAGCGGAGGCTCGTCTCGATCTGCGCCGTCACTACTTCGGTGCCGGAGGAAAGGGGACGTCGACAGTCCTCTTCACTGAAGCGGTGTCGAAGCTGATCTCCGCTCGGGCCGTAGATCTGGAGCACTTCCATTCCGACGACAGTATCAACGCCGAGTCCGAGGACGAGTCCAACGGCGAATAG
- a CDS encoding glycosyltransferase: MARRTHDVNDNSQVQNDRDYQLGTDEVHVYNVLWGIPESMGGMTTAALRRIRSFQNFGRPMSQTILTFSPRMDTEEIRNRLVSSGRMRDDVELMNIWSDLRCRSDQELAQLEGEQPQSPIPDVDGEIENITSFFDVVRNARSGKIIRRNYYREDGSLLVADIRDPKLGSRFVLCAPNGTPIAEWRRPRDFYNAWVKAVVNKEPAVVIADDKKVSEFIHEIADRNFALILFLHGTHLRHPWNGNHGQVLPRRVDTVRNFDRFDVVGVQTRQQADAVRALGFTEDNIRLLTGELPAGSVLTEARQERSVGKAVMIANLIELKRVDHPIRAVAKLRDRGVDVSLTVLGEGPARPKLEKLIDDLDVRDRVELPGYVNDVADRLTSASFSMLTSTSEGLPLSMMESMGAGCIPIVYDITYGPRDLIEQGHNGFITPRNDIDALADQIEEFLSLSTDTVAEMRNSAMDTVERYLPETGYRRWQTVIEELPAAAHLADDRIDTSGFPVAVKRASCEAISGGCRIELEFAHLHRQVLESLEMVVAARDINTFFVCGSTSVSTRRMGRRQVVTFDVDFENFSESVGETFDVYLRRPRDLWTSKRRIRLPRTHSGMQSGEWEWYPTKHGNLSVRPLKSQ; this comes from the coding sequence ATGGCTCGACGAACGCATGACGTCAACGACAACAGTCAGGTCCAGAACGATCGCGACTACCAGCTCGGGACCGATGAAGTGCACGTCTACAACGTCCTGTGGGGGATCCCCGAATCGATGGGCGGAATGACGACCGCGGCCCTCCGACGGATTCGGAGCTTTCAGAACTTCGGGAGGCCGATGTCGCAGACTATCCTGACGTTCAGCCCTCGAATGGACACAGAGGAAATTCGGAATCGGTTGGTCTCGTCGGGACGGATGCGTGATGACGTCGAGCTGATGAACATCTGGTCGGACTTGCGGTGCAGGTCCGACCAGGAACTCGCGCAGCTCGAAGGTGAACAGCCGCAGAGCCCGATTCCGGACGTCGATGGTGAAATCGAGAACATCACCTCATTCTTTGACGTAGTCCGCAATGCGCGCAGCGGCAAGATCATTCGCCGCAACTATTACAGGGAAGATGGGAGCCTGCTGGTCGCGGACATCCGGGATCCGAAACTGGGCAGCAGGTTCGTCCTCTGTGCTCCGAATGGAACACCGATCGCGGAATGGCGACGTCCGCGAGATTTCTACAACGCCTGGGTCAAGGCAGTTGTGAACAAGGAGCCCGCTGTCGTCATCGCCGATGACAAGAAGGTCAGCGAGTTCATCCACGAGATCGCAGATCGGAACTTCGCACTCATTTTGTTCCTCCATGGAACCCACCTACGTCATCCGTGGAACGGCAACCACGGCCAGGTGCTGCCCCGCAGAGTTGATACTGTGCGCAACTTCGACCGCTTCGACGTGGTCGGGGTGCAGACACGTCAGCAGGCGGACGCCGTCCGAGCGCTCGGATTCACTGAAGACAACATCAGGCTTCTGACCGGAGAGCTGCCGGCAGGGTCGGTGCTGACCGAGGCTCGGCAAGAACGGTCAGTGGGTAAGGCCGTAATGATCGCCAATCTCATTGAACTCAAGCGGGTGGACCACCCGATTCGGGCAGTGGCGAAACTGCGTGACCGTGGTGTCGACGTCTCTCTGACTGTCCTGGGAGAGGGGCCAGCACGGCCCAAACTGGAGAAGCTCATCGATGACCTTGACGTTCGTGATCGAGTGGAGCTGCCCGGCTATGTCAATGATGTCGCAGACAGGTTGACATCGGCTTCATTCTCTATGCTGACGAGCACCAGTGAAGGACTGCCGTTGTCGATGATGGAATCGATGGGTGCTGGTTGCATCCCGATCGTCTACGACATCACCTATGGCCCGCGCGACCTGATCGAGCAGGGCCACAACGGCTTCATCACGCCGAGGAATGATATCGACGCCCTCGCAGATCAGATCGAGGAATTTCTCTCTCTGAGCACAGATACCGTTGCGGAAATGCGCAATTCTGCCATGGACACGGTCGAACGCTATCTGCCGGAGACCGGATACCGGCGCTGGCAGACGGTCATCGAGGAATTGCCTGCGGCTGCACACTTGGCCGATGACCGCATCGACACGTCAGGTTTCCCCGTCGCGGTGAAGAGAGCCTCGTGCGAAGCGATCTCTGGAGGTTGCAGAATTGAGCTCGAATTCGCGCATCTCCACCGACAGGTCCTCGAAAGCCTGGAGATGGTCGTTGCCGCGCGCGATATCAACACGTTCTTCGTCTGCGGAAGCACTTCGGTGTCTACCCGGCGGATGGGGCGGCGGCAGGTGGTGACATTCGATGTGGATTTTGAGAACTTCTCCGAGTCGGTGGGTGAGACGTTTGACGTCTATCTGCGGAGGCCCCGCGATCTATGGACGTCGAAGCGGAGGATCCGACTCCCGAGAACGCACAGTGGGATGCAGTCGGGGGAGTGGGAGTGGTATCCCACGAAGCATGGGAATCTCTCGGTACGACCCCTGAAATCACAGTAG
- a CDS encoding acyltransferase family protein yields the protein MQSTAPVAENSPQRASAPKPTGFRSDIQGLRALAVGIVLLYHLWPDRFVGGFVGVDVFFVISGFLITSHLIKSPPRSWGDVAKFWARRVRRLLPASLLVLFLVGIATFLVAPQSIWADTGRQILSAGLYVVNWDFAVSSVDYLAADNAPSPVQHFWSLSVEEQFYFVWPMIIGLAFLVGTKLGRSKQFIGFTVLGIFLASFVFSIWYTAAEPAMAYFITPTRMWELATGGLVAVFVLYVRPERLPFSSLLGWIGLAGIVAATFLIRADMPFPGYIALVPVVSTALVILADSRGRTSVLPLLSLRPIRFLGDISYSVYLWHWPLIVLVPYLSAKLGRSESLGVLDNIAIILVSIIAAWASTTWVENRFRKSSFFSSSKKTFAFAALAMSLVAALGLSQMVIANTIVEENEDKLQAQLDDPDSCLGAGILLPSAKDNPNCEDKDSLQMEPAAAKKDKSKAYADGCWASAPYASKPECTYGDGSKRVALVGNSHAGHWLPTLERLADEHDLTITTFLASNCSISTLPQDLSTPDETKGCQDYADWVSKRTTEGGFDAVITSERQSTPLDGMDWEETEKKAPEGHREILQRWVDADLDVVVIRDTPYPGGADITVPDCVAKHEDDLEQCSGTPESWHWMDPLAASARTMDAKNLSVVYPQDWFCPDGRCEPVIGGVITYFDTAHITATYAQTLAPQLDASLRKTGLGTFD from the coding sequence ATGCAGTCGACAGCCCCCGTCGCTGAAAACTCCCCGCAGAGGGCGAGTGCGCCCAAACCCACGGGTTTTCGTTCCGATATCCAGGGGCTGCGAGCTCTGGCCGTGGGTATCGTTCTGCTCTATCACCTGTGGCCCGACCGATTCGTCGGCGGGTTTGTCGGTGTTGACGTATTCTTCGTCATTTCCGGATTCCTGATCACCAGCCACCTCATCAAATCCCCTCCACGGAGTTGGGGCGACGTGGCAAAGTTCTGGGCACGACGAGTCAGGCGCCTGTTGCCGGCATCGCTGCTCGTCCTCTTCCTCGTCGGCATCGCCACCTTCCTGGTTGCTCCGCAATCGATCTGGGCAGATACCGGACGCCAGATCCTCTCCGCAGGGCTCTACGTCGTCAACTGGGATTTCGCTGTATCCAGCGTCGACTATCTGGCTGCGGACAATGCTCCGTCGCCGGTCCAACATTTCTGGTCGCTGTCCGTCGAGGAACAGTTCTATTTCGTCTGGCCGATGATCATCGGCTTGGCGTTCCTCGTCGGGACGAAGCTCGGCCGGTCCAAGCAATTCATCGGTTTCACCGTCCTCGGAATCTTCCTGGCCTCGTTCGTCTTTTCCATCTGGTACACGGCTGCCGAGCCGGCCATGGCCTACTTCATCACCCCGACCAGGATGTGGGAATTGGCTACCGGCGGTCTGGTTGCCGTATTCGTTCTCTACGTTCGCCCGGAGCGGCTCCCGTTCAGCTCACTGCTCGGATGGATAGGACTCGCCGGAATCGTGGCGGCCACCTTCCTCATCCGTGCAGACATGCCGTTCCCCGGCTACATCGCGCTGGTTCCTGTGGTGTCGACAGCTCTCGTCATCCTCGCCGATTCCCGGGGCAGGACGTCTGTGCTTCCGCTGCTGTCACTGCGGCCGATTCGGTTCCTCGGAGATATCTCTTATTCCGTGTATCTCTGGCATTGGCCGCTCATTGTCCTCGTGCCTTACCTCTCCGCCAAGCTCGGACGCTCGGAGAGCCTCGGCGTACTGGACAATATCGCCATCATCCTGGTCTCGATCATCGCCGCGTGGGCTTCAACGACTTGGGTTGAGAACCGGTTCCGCAAGTCGTCGTTCTTCAGCAGTTCGAAGAAGACCTTCGCATTTGCGGCACTTGCCATGTCGCTGGTCGCTGCGCTCGGTCTCAGCCAGATGGTCATCGCCAACACTATTGTCGAAGAGAATGAGGACAAGCTGCAGGCCCAGCTGGACGACCCTGATTCCTGCCTCGGAGCCGGGATTCTCCTCCCCAGTGCAAAGGACAATCCCAACTGCGAAGACAAGGACTCGCTGCAGATGGAACCCGCTGCGGCGAAGAAGGACAAGTCGAAGGCCTATGCCGATGGCTGTTGGGCCAGCGCACCATATGCGAGCAAACCGGAATGCACGTATGGAGACGGGTCGAAACGTGTCGCACTCGTCGGAAATTCGCATGCCGGTCATTGGCTGCCGACGCTCGAGCGCTTGGCCGATGAGCACGATCTGACGATCACGACATTCCTCGCATCGAACTGCAGCATTTCGACCCTGCCTCAGGACCTGTCGACTCCGGACGAAACCAAGGGATGTCAGGACTACGCCGACTGGGTCTCGAAGAGAACGACCGAAGGCGGCTTCGACGCAGTGATCACTTCGGAGCGGCAATCAACTCCGCTGGATGGTATGGACTGGGAAGAAACCGAGAAGAAGGCCCCCGAAGGACATCGTGAGATCCTGCAGCGCTGGGTCGACGCCGATCTCGACGTCGTAGTCATTCGGGACACCCCATATCCCGGTGGGGCCGATATCACCGTGCCGGATTGCGTTGCCAAACACGAAGACGACCTCGAGCAGTGCTCCGGAACCCCGGAGTCATGGCACTGGATGGATCCGCTTGCCGCCTCGGCGAGGACCATGGATGCAAAGAATCTGTCGGTTGTCTACCCTCAGGACTGGTTCTGCCCGGACGGGCGATGCGAACCGGTCATCGGCGGAGTCATCACCTATTTCGATACCGCCCATATCACCGCGACCTATGCGCAGACTCTTGCCCCGCAACTTGACGCCAGCCTCCGCAAGACAGGACTTGGCACTTTCGATTGA
- a CDS encoding glycosyltransferase family 2 protein: MSESSRILSQKFEDNRRYTFGVVVLSQGKRLDDLNRGFESLLAQKGVDLDIVCVGNGWEPEGIPDQVKKLGLPENLGIPAGRNAGVPHVDGEFLFFLDDDAWLPDDTSLMRMAQLMRTKPQIGLIQPRVEEPGGPDAPKRWIPRLKKGSADHSSNVFSVWEGAVCMQRRAFDECGGWPAPFWYAHEGIELAWRVWDAGYIVWYMGDLAVAHPVIDPRRHDEYFYMNARNRVWLARRNLPWPFSWAYVGSWTLMQFIKWANKPHQLKAWMEGWRAGWRLDPWGQDEDRQKLSRRGVLRMSRHGRPPIV; encoded by the coding sequence ATGAGCGAGTCATCGAGGATCCTCTCCCAGAAGTTCGAAGACAATCGACGTTACACATTCGGCGTTGTCGTTCTCAGCCAAGGCAAGCGACTGGACGACCTCAACCGAGGATTCGAGTCGCTGCTGGCGCAGAAGGGCGTCGATCTCGACATCGTCTGCGTGGGAAACGGTTGGGAGCCGGAAGGCATTCCGGACCAGGTCAAGAAGTTGGGACTTCCGGAGAACCTCGGAATCCCTGCCGGTCGCAACGCCGGCGTTCCTCACGTCGATGGCGAATTCCTGTTCTTCCTCGATGATGACGCTTGGCTGCCTGATGACACGTCGCTGATGCGCATGGCCCAATTGATGCGCACAAAGCCGCAGATCGGGCTGATCCAGCCGAGGGTCGAGGAACCAGGTGGACCGGATGCGCCGAAACGGTGGATTCCCAGACTGAAGAAGGGAAGCGCTGACCACTCATCGAACGTGTTCTCGGTGTGGGAAGGCGCGGTCTGCATGCAGCGTCGGGCATTCGACGAGTGCGGCGGATGGCCTGCACCATTCTGGTATGCGCACGAGGGCATCGAACTTGCATGGAGGGTCTGGGACGCCGGCTACATCGTCTGGTATATGGGTGACCTCGCCGTCGCCCACCCGGTGATCGACCCGAGACGTCACGACGAGTACTTCTACATGAACGCAAGGAACAGAGTCTGGCTGGCGCGACGCAATCTGCCGTGGCCATTCAGCTGGGCATACGTGGGCTCCTGGACGTTGATGCAATTCATCAAGTGGGCGAACAAACCGCACCAGCTCAAAGCTTGGATGGAAGGATGGCGTGCCGGGTGGCGTCTCGACCCGTGGGGTCAAGACGAAGACAGGCAGAAGCTCTCACGGAGAGGCGTCCTTCGAATGTCCCGGCATGGCAGGCCGCCGATCGTGTGA